A window from Corvus cornix cornix isolate S_Up_H32 chromosome 8, ASM73873v5, whole genome shotgun sequence encodes these proteins:
- the ABL2 gene encoding tyrosine-protein kinase ABL2 isoform X4 — protein MEREALHRPYGCEVEPQALNEAIRWSSKENLLGATESDPNLFVALYDFVASGDNTLSITKGEKLCVLGYNQNGEWSEVRSKNGQGWVPSNYITPVNSLEKHSWYHGPVSRSAAEYLLSSLINGSFLVRESESSPGQLSISLRYEGRVYHYRINTTSDGKVYVTAESRFSTLAELVHHHSTVADGLVTTLHYPAPKCNKPTVYGVSPIHDKWEMERTDITMKHKLGGGQYGEVYVGVWKKYNLTVAVKTLKEDTMEVEEFLKEAAVMKEIKHPNLVQLLGVCTLEPPFYIVTEYMPYGNLLDYLRECNREEVSAVVLLYMATQISSAMEYLEKKNFIHRDLAARNCLVGENHVVKVADFGLSRLMTGDTYTAHAGAKFPIKWTAPESLAYNTFSIKSDVWAFGVLLWEIATYGMSPYPGIDLSQVYDLLEKGYRMEQPEGCPPKVYELMRACWKWNPPDRPSFAETHQAFETMFHDSSISEEVAEELGRTASSSSIVPYLPRLPMLPSKTRTLKKQAENKENIEGTQDTVEHSASSSAPGFIRSTQPTGGSPALPRKQRDKSPSSLLEDAKETTFTRDRKGGFFSSFMKKRNAPTPPKRSSSFREMENQPHKKYELTGNFSSVASLQHVDGFSFAPAQQDTSLAPPKCYGGGFVQRTFYSEDGTGPSSAGGVSTGGGWSGITGFFTPRLIKKTLGLRAGKPTGNEEASKPFPRSNSTSSMSSGLPEQDRMAMTLPRNSQRSKIQLERTVSTSSQPEESTARASDLIPKRFEEGPALTRERPKAKLLPRGATALPFRTPSAAEEKEGPGLAAAPKGKEKNSGPRQGALEDGERTGWSSPVKAAAILPTTHNHKVPVLISPTLKHTPADVQLIGTDSQGNKFKLLSEHQVTSSGDRDRPRRVKPKCAPPPPPVMRLPQQPAACSDAAEELSSAAGAQHGLELSEGSKKAAAAAAAPVGGKSGRPVMPPPQVPLSSSSTSPVKMANGTAGTKVALRKTKQVAEKISADKISKEALLECADLLSSAIAEPTPNSQLVDTGHQLLDYCSGYVDCIPHTRNKFAFREAVSKLELSLQELQVSSTAAGVPGANPVLNNLLSCVQEISDVVQR, from the exons ATGGAAAGAG AGGCCCTGCACCGCCCCTACGGTTGCGAAGTCGAGCCCCAGGCACTGAACGAAGCCATCAGATGGAGCTCCAAGGAGAACCTGCTTGGAGCCACTGAGAGCGATCCCAATCTCTTTGTTGCACTTTACGATTTTGTAGCAAGTGGTGACAACACACTCAGCATCACCAAAG GTGAGAAGTTGTGCGTCCTGGGCTACAACCAGAATGGCGAATGGAGCGAGGTACGTTCGAAGAATGGGCAGGGCTGGGTACCAAGCAACTACATCACTCCAGTGAACAGCCTGGAGAAGCACTCGTGGTACCACGGGCCAGTGTCCCGCAGTGCAGCCGAGTACCTGCTGAGCAGCCTCATCAACGGCAGCTTCCTGGTGCGGGAGAGCgagagcagcccagggcagtTGTCCATCTCGCTCAGGTACGAAGGACGCGTTTACCACTACAGGATCAACACCACCTCGGATGGCAAG GTCTATGTGACGGCAGAAAGCCGTTTCAGCACCCTGGCAGAGCTCGTGCACCATCACTCGACGGTGGCAGACGGGCTGGTGACAACTCTGCACTACCCAGCACCCAAGTGCAATAAGCCCACGGTGTACGGAGTGTCCCCCATCCACGACAAGTGGGAGATGGAGCGCACCGACATCACCATGAAGCACAAGCTCGGGGGAGGGCAGTATGGAGAGGTCTACGTGGGGGTCTGGAAGAAATACAATCTCACAGTGGCTGTGAAAACGTTAAAG GAAGATACCATGGAGGTGGAGGAGTTCTTGAAAGAAGCAGCTGTGATGAAGGAGATCAAGCACCCCAATCTAGTGCAGTTGTTAG GTGTGTGCACCCTGGAGCCCCCCTTCTACATTGTGACGGAGTACATGCCCTACGGGAACCTGCTCGACTACCTGCGGGAGTGCAACCGCGAGGAGGTCAGTGCTGTCGTGCTGCTCTACATGGCCACCCAGATCTCCTCTGCCATGGAATACCTGGAGAAGAAGAACTTCATTCACAG GGACCTGGCAGCACGGAACTGCTTAGTTGGAGAAAACCACGTGGTGAAGGTGGCTGACTTTGGCTTAAGTCGACTCATGACGGGTGATACCTACACAGCCCATGCTGGGGCCAAGTTCCCAATCAAATGGACAGCTCCCGAGAGCCTGGCCTACAACACCTTTTCAATCAAATCAGATGTGTGGG CCTTTGGGGTGCTGTTATGGGAAATTGCTACCTATGGGATGTCACCGTACCCAGGCATTGACCTCTCTCAGGTGTATGATCTGCTGGAAAAGGGCTATCGGATGGAGCAGCCAGAGGGGTGCCCTCCCAAGGTGTATGAACTGATGAGGGCAT GCTGGAAGTGGAACCCACCAGACCGACCTTCCTTTGCTGAGACCCACCAGGCTTTTGAAACCATGTTTCATGACTCGAGCATCTCAGAGG aggTAGCAGAGGAGCTTGGAAGAACAGCTTCATCCTCATCCATAGTTCCTTACCTGCCCCGCTTACCCATGCTTCCCTCCAAGACGAGAACCCTGAAGAAACAGGCAGAGAACAAGGAGAACATTGAAGGAACACAGGACACTGTGGAGCACTCGGCGTCCAGCTCAGCACCAG GTTTCATCAGAAGCACACAGCCGACAGGCGGGTCCCCCGCACTGCCCCGCAAGCAGAGGGACAAGtcccccagcagcctcctggagGATGCCAAAGAGACCACGTTCACCAGGGACAGGAAAGGGGGCTTCTTCAGCTCCTTTATGAAGAAGAGGAATGCTCCCACGCCTCCCAAGCGCAGCAGTTCCTTCCGGGAGATGGAGAACCAGCCCCACAAGAAATACGAGCTGACGGGTAACTTTTCCTCTGTTGCCTCCTTGCAGCACGTGGATGGGTTCTCCTTTGCTCCCGCGCAGCAGGACACGAGCCTGGCACCCCCCAAGTGCTACGGAGGGGGCTTTGTGCAGAGGACCTTCTACAGCGAGGATGGCACTgggcccagcagtgctgggggtgtGAGCACTGGTGGAGGGTGGTCGGGCATCACTGGCTTCTTTACGCCACGCTTGATTAAAAAGACACTGGGTTTACGAGCAGGAAAACCCACTGGCAATGAAGAAGCTTCAAAGCCTTTTCCAAGGTCAAACTCTACATCTTCCATGTCCTCAGGGCTTCCAGAGCAGGATAGGATGGCAATGACCCTTCCCAGAAATTCCCAGAGGTCAAAAATTCAGCTGGAACGGACTGTGTCCACCTCCTCTCAGCCCGAAGAGAGCACGGCGAGGGCCAGTGACCTGATTCCCAAAAGGTTTGAAGAAGGCCCTGCTTTGACCAGAGAGAGACCAAAAGCAAAACTCTTGCCAAGGGGTGCCACAGCACTCCCTTTCCGAACTCCCTCCGCAGCGGAAGAAAAGGAGGGTCCAGGGCTAGCGGCAGCTCCtaagggcaaagaaaaaaacagtggcCCACGACAAGGGGCCCTTGAGGATGGCGAGAGGACAGGGTGGTCATCTCCGGTAAAGGCTGCAGCAATACTTCCAACCACTCATAACCACAAAGTGCCAGTCCTAATCTCACCCACTCTAAAACACACTCCAGCAGACGTGCAGCTCATTGGCACAGACTCTCAGGGTAATAAATTTAAGCTCTTATCTGAGCATCAGGTCACTTCTTCCGGCGACAGGGACCGGCCCAGACGGGTAAAACCAAAGTGTGCTCCACCTCCACCACCAGTGATGCGGCTCCCGCAACAGCCAGCTGCCTGCTCGGATGCAGCAGAAGAGCTGAGCAGCGCGGCGGGAGCGCAGCACGGACTGGAACTGAGCGAAGGGAGtaagaaggcagcagcagcagcagcagcacctgttGGTGGAAAATCTGGGAGGCCCGTGATGCCTCCGCCTCAAGTGCCTCTGTCATCGTCTTCCACCTCCCCAGTGAAAATGGCCAACGGCACGGCTGGCACCAAGGTAGCGCTGAGAAAGACCAAGCAGGTGGCCGAGAAAATCTCCGCAGACAAGATCAGCAAGGAGGCGCTGCTGGAGTGTGCGGATCTGCTCTCGAGCGCCATCGCCGAGCCCACGCCCAACAGCCAGCTGGTGGACACGGGGCACCAGCTGCTGGATTACTGCTCAGGCTACGTGGACTGCATCCCGCACACGCGCAACAAATTTGCCTTCCGGGAAGCCGTGAGCAAACTGGAACtcagcctgcaggagctgcaggtgtcCTCGACAGCTGCTGGCGTCCCTGGGGCAAACCCCGTCCTTAATAACTTATTGTCATGTGTCCAAGAAATCAGTGATGTGGTGCAAAGGTAG